Proteins from a single region of Nomia melanderi isolate GNS246 chromosome 11, iyNomMela1, whole genome shotgun sequence:
- the Elp3 gene encoding elongator complex protein 3 has translation MVRKKKEFDQSKEERMMITIGEIIQELLKAHEENRDVDLNKLKTRISSKYGLDSSPRLVDIIAAVPVDARNILVPKLKAKPIRTASGIAVVAVMCKPHRCPHINMTGNICVYCPGGPDSDFEYSTQSYTGYEPTSMRAIRARYNPFLQTRHRVEQLKQLGHSVDKIEFIVMGGTFMSLPEDYRDYFIRNLHDALSGHVSSNVDEAVKYSERSKTKCIGITIETRPDYCLKKHLSDMLHYGCTRLEIGVQSVYEDVARDTNRGHTVRAVCESFHMSKDAGFKVIAHMMPDLPNVDIERDVDQFIEFFENPAFRADGLKIYPTLVIRGTGLYELWKTGRYKSYPPSVLVDLIARILALIPPWTRVYRVQRDIPMPLVSSGVEHGNLRELALARMKDLGVDCRDVRTREVGIQEIHHKVQPYEVELIRRDYVANGGWETFLSYEDPTQDILVGLLRLRKCSSETFRPELKDKCSIVRELHVYGSVVPVNARDPTKFQHQGFGMLLMEEAERIAKEEHQSHKISVISGVGTRNYYRKMGYELDGPYMSKMLIECK, from the exons ATGGTTAGAAAAAAGAAAG AATTCGATCAGAGTAAAGAGGAACGAATGATGATAACAATAGGTGAAATTATACAGGAATTGTTGAAAGCACATGAGGAAAATAGGGATGTggatttaaacaaattaaaaactcGAATATCCTCTAAATATGGTCTGGACTCTTCACCCAGATTAGTTGATATAATTGCTGCTGTACCCGTAGATGCAAGAAACATATTAGTGCCAAAGTTGAAGGCTAAACCAATTAGAACTGCTAGTGGA ATAGCTGTTGTGGCTGTAATGTGTAAACCACACAGATGTCCTCATATTAATATGACAGGAAACATTTGTGTATATTGTCCTGGTGGTCCTGATTCTGATTTTGAATACTCAACTCAATCATATACCGGTTATGAACCTACATCCATGAGAGCCATTAGGGCAAGATATAATCCATTCTTGCAAACAAGGCATCGCGTTGAACAG CTAAAACAATTGGGACATAGTGTAGATAAAATTGAGTTCATTGTCATGGGAGGCACCTTTATGTCTCTACCAGAAGATTATAGAGATTACTTCATTCGAAATTTGCATGATGCATTGTCTGGGCATGTTAGCAGCAATGTTGATGAAGCAGTGAAATACTCTGAAAGaagtaaaacaaagtgcattggtATTACTATAGAAACGCGACCAGATTATTGCCTTAAGAAACATCTTTCTGATATGTTACATTACGG GTGTACTCGCTTAGAAATAGGTGTACAGTCAGTCTATGAAGATGTAGCCAGAGATACTAACAGAGGTCATACTGTACGTGCAGTGTGTGAGAGCTTTCACATGTCAAAAGATGCTGGTTTTAAAGTAATAGCACATATGATGCCAGATTTACCAAATGTGGATATCGAGAGAGATGTTGATCAGTTTATT GAATTTTTTGAAAACCCAGCATTCAGAGCAGACGGTCTAAAAATTTATCCAACGTTAGTTATTCGTGGTACAGGCTTATACGAGCTGTGGAAAACGGGAAGGTACAAAAGCTACCCTCCTAGTGTGTTAGTCGATCTTATAGCTCGTATATTGGCTCTTATACCACCTTGGACTCGTGTTTACCGTGTGCAAAGAGATATACCTATGCCTTTAGTTAG TTCAGGAGTAGAACACGGAAATCTACGTGAATTGGCATTGGCAAGAATGAAAGATCTAGGAGTCGACTGTCGAGACGTAAGAACTCGAGAAGTAGGTATCCAAGAAATCCATCACAAAGTGCAACCGTATGAAGTAGAACTTATACGTCGTGATTATGTTGCTAATGGAGGTTGGGAAACATTCCTTTCGTATGAAGACCCGACGCAGGATATTTTAGTCGGTTTGCTAAGACTAAGGAAATGTTCCAGTGAAACTTTTAG GCCAGAACTTAAAGACAAGTGTTCAATAGTAAGGGAACTACACGTATATGGCAGTGTAGTACCCGTAAACGCTCGAGACCCTACAAAATTCCAGCATCAAGGTTTCGGTATGTTACTAATGGAGGAAGCTGAGCGTATAGCAAAAGAAGAACACCAATCTCATAAAATTTCCGTTATATCAG GCGTTGGGACACGAAACTATTATAGAAAAATGGGTTACGAACTCGACGGCCCATACATGTCAAAAATGTTAATAGAGTGCAaataa